TGACCGTCATCGGCTGGTTCTCCATGATTATCAGTAATACCTCCATTCTGACGGAAGGAGTCTTCCGCATGCAGCAGATGATGCTGGATCACGGAAAGCTCTATCCCGTCTATCAGCCGGGCACGCATACCCCCGTGTTGATTGAAGTCCCCGGGATCGGAAAACTTTTTCTGATCACCTTCGGACTCTATCTGCTGGCCATGATCATCCATATCGTTTATCTCTCCGTGAAAGAACGGAGTCTCTCCCGGTATGCATTGATATCACTGATTGTCGCCTTCGTGGTCCAGAGCATCTCCCTGCTGTTCTTTGTTCTCAAGATCAAGGAGATCCCGGAACTCAGCCTGCAATCCAACCCTTATGAAACGACCATGTTCTTCATCTCCTGGGGGGCCACACTCATCTACCTGATCATGTACTTCAGCTACCGGCCGCTCCTGGAAGCCCTGCCGGACAAGAAACTTCTTGATAACCTTTCTTACAAGACCATCATGGTCGCCTTTCCCCTGATGACCCTGGTCATCATTACCGGCGCCATCTGGGCCAATTATGCATGGGGGACTTACTGGTCCTGGGACCCCAAAGAGACCTGGTCTTTGATCACCTGGCTGGTCTACGCCCTCTATCTCCATGCCCGGATTACCATCGGATGGCACGGAAGACGGACCGCCTATATCTCGATCATCGGTTTTGCCGTGGTGGTTTTCACCTTTCTCGGCGTCAACATTGCTCTCTCCGGCCTCCACAGCTACGCATCCGGAGGGTAGCCGAAAATAACGATCTTCGGTACATTCAAGGCACAGGAGGGACGACCTCCTGTGCCTTTTCATTTGATGATGACTTCGCAAGTCAGGCATTTCGGGACCAACAATGGAGAACCTGGATCAAATCATCAAAGAGGAAGCAGGAAAGTGCATCCTCTGCGGGGCCTGCCAGTCCGTCTGTCCCGTCTATGCTGAACTCCTGGATGAAAGCCAGGTTGCCCGGGGGAGGATGGCACTATTGAAAGCCGTCTTTGCCGGAAAGCTCACAGAAACGGACAGGCTCGATCGAATCCTTTCCGCCTGTATCGGCTGCAAGGCTTGCTCCGCACAGTGCCCCGCCGGATCGCAAGCCGATTCTGCGAATCTCGCAGCGAAACTCCGTATCCGCCGGTCAGAGGGACTACCTTATTATCAGAAGATCCTTTCACGGCAGGTGTTCTCCCGGGCAAAGCTTCGGTCTGCCTTTGCCGGACTCCTCGATCTTCTGGGAAGAAAAATCTATGCGCCTCTTTCCCATCACCGGGGGTTCCAATCCGCGCTTCCCTACGTCCGGAACGGCAAGGGCCGCAATATCCCCCGTCACTCGGCGACCCCCTTCCATAAACGTCCATTCCTCCCGCCCGTCACGGGTGTACTCAAGGGAAAGGTCACCCTTTTTTACGGTTGTGCCGTCGACACATTCTATCCGCAGTGGGGTAAGGAAGCCGTTACACTTCTGCATCACGCCGGAATCGAAGTCGAGGTACCGGAAACCCAGAGCTGCTGCGGGGCACCGCTCCTCTTCATGGGGGACCGGGAAGGTGCGGCAAGGATGGCGAAGCAAAACCTTGCCGCCCTCAGCGGAATGAATACCGAGGCCGTCATCACCCTCTGCGCCACTTGCGGATCAACACTGAAAGAACTCTATCCCAAACTCTTTCCGGGGAAAACCCCGGAGACGCTCGCCGGCCGGATCATGGACTTCCAGGAGTACTGGATCCAGAAGGGACTGCCCATACCGTCCATAAAGGAGAAACCCGACAACTCTCCCCCCCTCCGGGTTACCTACCACGACCCCTGCCACCTGAACCGGGGCATGGGCATCAGGGAGGCACCGAGAACAATATTACAGCACCTGCCCGGAATTGAATACATCGAGATGGAAGATGCCGACCGTTGCTGCGGAGGCGGCGGACTCTTTTCATTGCGCCACTATGATCTCTCTCTGAAAATCGGCCGGCACAAAGTGGACCGGATCGTGGAGAGCGGCGCCGACATCGTAGCGACCGCCTGCCCCTCCTGCCAAATCCAGTTGGAGGACCTCCTCCGGCGGGCAGGACTCGATACCCGGGTCGTCCATGTCTGTGAACTCCTGCACGGCAGTGAAAAGGGCAAGACACAATTTGCTTTACATCGAAAAGAGCGGAAACTATAATACCGGAACATTTTACAGAGAAGGATGCAGAACTCTCGAATTCATGCAGACGGGCTTTTCATCAAACCGTCAAGGAGGCAAAATGAAATTCTTTATCGACACAGCAGACGTTGGAGAAATCCGTGATGGAATGGCACTGGGAATGGTGGACGGCGTGACAACCAATCCATCTCTTGTCGCGAAGACGGGCCGTAATTTTCGCGAGGTCATCGAAGAAATCTGCACGATCGTCGACGGACCGATCAGTGCCGAGGTGGTCAGCACGGATACGGAAGGGATGCTCAAGGAGGCCCGGCAGCTCGCCGACATTCATCCGAATATCGTGGTCAAGATCCCGATGACCGAGGCGGGGATCGCCGCCGTCAGTGTTCTGAGTGATGAAGAGATCCATACCAACGTCACCCTGGTCTTCTCCCCCACGCAGGCACTTATTGCCGCCAAAGCCGGTGCCTCCTATGTCAGTCCTTTTGTGGGACGGCTGGACGACATCAGCCATATCGGAATGGACTTGGTGGAGCAGATCGACACCATCTTTCAGAATTACGCCTACGAAACGGAGATCATCGTTGCCTCCGTCCGAAATCCGCTCCATGTCCTGGACGCTGCCTTGGTCGGCGCCGACATCGCCACGATCCCGCTGAAAGTCATCAGGCAGCTCATGCATCATCCCCTAACCGATGTGGGATTGAAGAAATTTCTGGCGGACTGGGAGAAGGTCCCGAAGTAGCCATTCGGCGTTCCCCCTGATCTCTTCTCTCTCGCAGGATGAGAAAGGGGGAAGGGATGAATCATATGCCGATCTACGAATTCTATTGCAAAGAGTGCAACAAGTCCTTTGAAACTCTCATCATGGGTGGAAAGAACGACGTCCATTGTCCCACCTGCGGCGGGGAGAATGTCACCCGTCAGCTCTCCGGCTTTGCCTCCCGGAGAACCGGGAAGGGGGGCGGTTCCTCCTGCAGCGGATGTACCTCCTCTTCGTGTAATTCCTGTCGATGACGACAGATGACAAAACACGCTTTAAGGAAGATCCCCGTCAGGCGCAATTCACAGAAGGAAGGCAAAAACCTGATGATGAGAAAACTTGGACGATCTCGACACCTACACCCGGCAAGTCTCTGAGTTTGCTTCCGTCACTCTGCGGGAATATGGAGAGAACTGAAAGGCGCTAACGGATCGTAGAGAGGACGTCGCCGCAGGAATAGAAGAAACGATCCTTTGGCTTTTTTATCCCTTCGTCTCTACCGCCACCAACCTCCCGATAGTCGGTACGTCCCCTTCCTTTCCCATCTGTTTCGATTTTTCTTGACTTGTCTAAAACGGTGTTATATTTTTTATTTTACTCATCTTAATATTATAATGTTCTCATAACAAAAAACAGGGAGTCACCGATGCAGGTGAAAGACGGAATTTTCTCCCGAAACTCACTCTCCGCAGAACGGGGCAAAACAGAGCGGATTCCAAAGAAACGGGGTGATTATGAGATAAAATCGGTCTCCAACGCCCTTGACCTTC
This is a stretch of genomic DNA from Deltaproteobacteria bacterium. It encodes these proteins:
- a CDS encoding zinc ribbon domain-containing protein, with translation MPIYEFYCKECNKSFETLIMGGKNDVHCPTCGGENVTRQLSGFASRRTGKGGGSSCSGCTSSSCNSCR
- a CDS encoding (Fe-S)-binding protein, with protein sequence MENLDQIIKEEAGKCILCGACQSVCPVYAELLDESQVARGRMALLKAVFAGKLTETDRLDRILSACIGCKACSAQCPAGSQADSANLAAKLRIRRSEGLPYYQKILSRQVFSRAKLRSAFAGLLDLLGRKIYAPLSHHRGFQSALPYVRNGKGRNIPRHSATPFHKRPFLPPVTGVLKGKVTLFYGCAVDTFYPQWGKEAVTLLHHAGIEVEVPETQSCCGAPLLFMGDREGAARMAKQNLAALSGMNTEAVITLCATCGSTLKELYPKLFPGKTPETLAGRIMDFQEYWIQKGLPIPSIKEKPDNSPPLRVTYHDPCHLNRGMGIREAPRTILQHLPGIEYIEMEDADRCCGGGGLFSLRHYDLSLKIGRHKVDRIVESGADIVATACPSCQIQLEDLLRRAGLDTRVVHVCELLHGSEKGKTQFALHRKERKL
- the fsa gene encoding fructose-6-phosphate aldolase, encoding MKFFIDTADVGEIRDGMALGMVDGVTTNPSLVAKTGRNFREVIEEICTIVDGPISAEVVSTDTEGMLKEARQLADIHPNIVVKIPMTEAGIAAVSVLSDEEIHTNVTLVFSPTQALIAAKAGASYVSPFVGRLDDISHIGMDLVEQIDTIFQNYAYETEIIVASVRNPLHVLDAALVGADIATIPLKVIRQLMHHPLTDVGLKKFLADWEKVPK
- the ccsA gene encoding cytochrome c biogenesis protein CcsA; the encoded protein is MELHTLSQNCFNLGGITYLIATICYVIYLGNRGKIIGNIASGVTLIGVLAMTLGLALRWMEAGLSHPPFTDLYEILLFFSWGIALVYLIVEFKYKIKIAGAFIMPIALAAMGIATLSPNKEIEPLVPALQSSWLHFHVACSTVAYAAFIVAFGFSILYLVKDKVRMEVFGLSVTVIGWFSMIISNTSILTEGVFRMQQMMLDHGKLYPVYQPGTHTPVLIEVPGIGKLFLITFGLYLLAMIIHIVYLSVKERSLSRYALISLIVAFVVQSISLLFFVLKIKEIPELSLQSNPYETTMFFISWGATLIYLIMYFSYRPLLEALPDKKLLDNLSYKTIMVAFPLMTLVIITGAIWANYAWGTYWSWDPKETWSLITWLVYALYLHARITIGWHGRRTAYISIIGFAVVVFTFLGVNIALSGLHSYASGG